The proteins below come from a single Agrococcus beijingensis genomic window:
- a CDS encoding DsbA family protein: MTQQRVRMWFDPTCPWAWMTSRWLGEVAEVRGFEVDWQVMSLAVLNEGRDLPEAYLARMPRSMRMTRLVTAARAAGGDQVVKPLYDALGERIHHQRRKDDDAIIAEALDAVGLDASLAVEHDAHDATLRSTHQAAIDLVGDDVGTPVVAVDDVAFFGPVVSPAPTGEEALRLFDGVVAAASVDGFFELKRSRTRGPVFATDAVLAAGPQEA; the protein is encoded by the coding sequence ATGACTCAGCAGCGCGTGCGCATGTGGTTCGACCCGACCTGCCCCTGGGCATGGATGACCTCCCGCTGGCTCGGCGAGGTCGCCGAGGTGCGCGGGTTCGAGGTCGACTGGCAGGTGATGAGCCTGGCCGTGCTCAACGAGGGCCGCGACCTGCCCGAGGCCTATCTCGCGCGCATGCCGCGCTCCATGCGCATGACGCGACTGGTCACCGCTGCTCGCGCGGCGGGCGGCGACCAGGTCGTGAAGCCCCTGTACGACGCGCTGGGGGAGCGCATCCACCACCAGCGCCGCAAGGACGACGACGCCATCATCGCCGAGGCGCTCGACGCGGTCGGCCTGGATGCGTCGCTGGCGGTCGAGCACGACGCTCACGACGCGACGCTGCGGTCGACGCACCAGGCGGCGATCGACCTCGTCGGCGACGACGTGGGCACCCCGGTGGTCGCGGTCGACGACGTCGCGTTCTTCGGCCCGGTCGTCAGCCCCGCACCCACAGGCGAGGAGGCCCTGCGCCTGTTCGACGGCGTGGTGGCCGCGGCCTCGGTCGACGGCTTCTTCGAGCTGAAGCGCTCCCGCACGCGCGGGCCCGTCTTCGCCACCGACGCGGTCCTGGCCGCAGGACCGCAGGAGGCATGA
- a CDS encoding cytochrome c oxidase subunit 4, which produces MRANIILMAVLAAFFFLCAAAYTLSHMATYDGRIEWAGTLGMALTGVMAVLIGFYLVLIRRGQHGHEHPSDRLDAEIDDADPEEGHFSPWSWWPIGLAVAFALMFLSLAGPTFLIPISAGLFAIMMVGWVYEHYRGNFSR; this is translated from the coding sequence ATGCGCGCGAACATCATCCTGATGGCCGTCCTCGCCGCGTTCTTCTTCCTGTGCGCCGCGGCCTACACGCTGAGCCACATGGCGACGTACGACGGCCGCATCGAGTGGGCCGGCACGCTCGGCATGGCGCTCACCGGCGTCATGGCGGTGCTCATCGGCTTCTACCTGGTGCTGATCCGTCGCGGCCAGCACGGCCACGAGCACCCGTCCGACCGCCTCGACGCCGAGATCGACGACGCCGACCCCGAGGAGGGGCACTTCTCCCCGTGGAGCTGGTGGCCGATCGGCCTCGCCGTCGCCTTCGCGCTGATGTTCCTCTCGCTCGCGGGCCCGACGTTCCTCATCCCCATCAGCGCCGGTCTGTTCGCGATCATGATGGTCGGCTGGGTGTACGAGCACTACCGCGGCAACTTCAGCCGCTGA
- a CDS encoding mechanosensitive ion channel family protein, translating to MSTLMATSAESAPDSPGVDWLAVGVWWQSWGQPIGVLLVIVSAFIAFWVIRQLIGRVVGGVVSGVKRRADAADTEALSNSPLAQVRVVQRTRAIGSVLNTMLAWVIGALALILILSILGVEPASLVAMAGFLGAAAGIGAQGVIKDFLNGLFMVFEDQMGIGDVVDLGEASGVVESVGIRVTQVRDVHGTLWYVRNGEIIRVGNRSQGWARVIIDQAVPYSADVDVIEQRLLDVATDMSEAPEWLGRIIDKPETWGIESVSAEAVVIRLVVKTRASAKDDVARELRRRIKTGLDDLGVVLPSLQKVVVQGMGEQQASGAKR from the coding sequence ATGAGCACCCTGATGGCGACGAGCGCCGAGTCCGCCCCCGACTCGCCGGGCGTGGACTGGCTCGCCGTCGGCGTCTGGTGGCAGTCCTGGGGTCAGCCGATCGGCGTGCTCCTGGTGATCGTCAGCGCCTTCATCGCCTTCTGGGTGATCAGGCAGCTGATCGGCCGCGTGGTCGGCGGTGTCGTGAGCGGCGTGAAGCGCCGCGCCGACGCCGCCGACACCGAGGCGCTGTCGAACTCGCCGCTCGCCCAGGTGCGGGTCGTGCAGCGCACCCGCGCGATCGGCAGCGTGCTCAACACGATGCTCGCCTGGGTGATCGGCGCGCTCGCGCTGATCCTCATCCTGAGCATCCTCGGCGTCGAGCCCGCGTCGCTCGTCGCGATGGCAGGCTTCCTCGGCGCGGCAGCCGGCATCGGCGCCCAGGGCGTCATCAAGGACTTCCTCAACGGCCTCTTCATGGTGTTCGAGGATCAGATGGGCATCGGCGACGTGGTCGACCTCGGCGAGGCATCGGGCGTCGTCGAGTCGGTGGGCATCCGCGTCACCCAGGTGCGCGACGTGCACGGCACCCTCTGGTACGTGCGCAACGGCGAGATCATCCGCGTCGGCAACAGGTCGCAGGGCTGGGCGCGCGTGATCATCGATCAGGCGGTGCCCTACAGCGCCGACGTCGACGTCATCGAGCAGCGGCTGCTCGACGTCGCGACCGACATGAGCGAGGCGCCCGAGTGGCTCGGCCGCATCATCGACAAGCCCGAGACGTGGGGCATCGAGTCGGTCTCGGCCGAAGCGGTCGTCATCCGACTCGTCGTGAAGACCCGAGCCAGCGCGAAGGACGACGTGGCCCGCGAGCTGCGCCGCCGCATCAAGACGGGCCTCGACGACCTGGGGGTCGTGCTGCCGTCGCTGCAGAAGGTGGTCGTGCAGGGCATGGGCGAGCAGCAGGCCTCCGGAGCAAAGCGATGA
- a CDS encoding Fpg/Nei family DNA glycosylase produces the protein MPEGHSVHRIARQFGANFVGSTAAVTSPQGRFDVGAAELDGRLITSSEAIGKHLLLGFDGTATHPDRVLHVHLGIYGAWDFAGAISVDPTIAAADGRMGQTGMLGVPLGGAGTEGENEASIASIGAPRLARLRAGERETATTAATATAFPPDSVGQVRVRILTDRAVADLRGPTVCEVLEPAEVVALAQRLGPDPQALGATGPLGETKQQAEDRFVERASRSKQPIGQLLMDQSVVAGIGNVYRAELLFRAAIDPLRPGAQLTVDELRALWRDWVKLLRIGVETGQMLTIDGLRGARRAAALANRADRHWVYKREGLPCHRCGTPVALETMQGRKLYWCPGCQL, from the coding sequence ATGCCTGAGGGCCACTCCGTCCATCGCATCGCCCGCCAGTTCGGCGCGAACTTCGTCGGCTCGACGGCGGCCGTGACGAGCCCGCAGGGGCGCTTCGACGTCGGCGCCGCCGAGCTCGACGGCCGGCTCATCACCTCGTCGGAGGCGATCGGCAAGCACCTGCTGCTCGGCTTCGACGGCACCGCGACGCACCCCGATCGGGTGCTGCACGTGCACCTGGGCATCTACGGCGCGTGGGACTTCGCTGGCGCCATCTCGGTCGACCCGACGATCGCCGCGGCCGACGGGCGGATGGGGCAGACGGGGATGCTCGGGGTGCCGTTGGGCGGCGCCGGCACCGAGGGCGAGAACGAGGCCTCGATCGCCTCGATCGGGGCGCCGCGGCTCGCCCGTCTGCGGGCGGGGGAGCGGGAGACGGCGACGACGGCTGCGACGGCGACCGCCTTCCCGCCGGACTCGGTCGGTCAGGTGCGCGTGCGCATCCTCACCGACCGCGCCGTCGCCGACCTGCGGGGGCCGACGGTCTGCGAGGTGCTCGAGCCCGCCGAGGTGGTGGCGCTCGCGCAGCGGCTGGGGCCCGACCCGCAGGCGCTCGGCGCGACCGGCCCGCTGGGGGAGACGAAGCAGCAGGCGGAGGATCGCTTCGTCGAGCGGGCGTCGCGCTCGAAGCAGCCGATCGGGCAGCTGCTCATGGATCAGTCGGTGGTCGCCGGGATCGGCAACGTCTATCGGGCCGAGCTGCTGTTCAGGGCGGCGATCGATCCGCTCCGCCCGGGCGCGCAGCTGACCGTCGACGAGCTGCGGGCGCTCTGGCGCGATTGGGTGAAGCTGCTGCGCATCGGCGTCGAGACGGGGCAGATGCTCACGATCGACGGGCTGCGCGGTGCCCGGCGGGCTGCGGCGCTCGCGAACCGCGCCGATCGGCACTGGGTCTACAAGCGCGAGGGGCTGCCGTGCCACCGCTGCGGCACGCCGGTCGCGCTCGAGACGATGCAGGGGCGCAAGCTCTACTGGTGCCCGGGCTGCCAGCTCTGA
- the coxB gene encoding cytochrome c oxidase subunit II — translation MPSTSGLTNHVDRIMGLWTTSWIVLLAVGLVTWGLMIWAAIAYRRRRGQTGLPVQLRYHMPMEIFFTIVPVILVAGFFAFTARDQAIIEEPIEDPDYSLTVYGKRWAWDFLYERENQDPVYYQGIQVQDDPETNQMDASSLPTLVLPTNSSIEITLESRDVAHSFWVVEFLYKKDMLPGVTNHMYFETGDQEGILRGKCAELCGEYHSAMLFNVELVSPEEYDAYLEDLESQGFVGEIPDTLNPDPVPGTEPGSQEGEGN, via the coding sequence ATGCCGAGCACCTCGGGGCTCACGAACCACGTCGACCGCATCATGGGCCTGTGGACGACGTCCTGGATCGTGCTGCTGGCCGTCGGCCTCGTCACGTGGGGCCTCATGATCTGGGCCGCCATCGCCTACCGCCGCCGCCGCGGCCAGACCGGCCTGCCGGTGCAGCTGCGCTACCACATGCCGATGGAGATCTTCTTCACGATCGTGCCGGTCATCCTCGTCGCGGGCTTCTTCGCCTTCACCGCGCGTGACCAGGCGATCATCGAGGAGCCGATCGAGGACCCCGACTACTCGCTCACCGTCTACGGCAAGCGCTGGGCATGGGACTTCCTCTACGAGCGCGAGAACCAGGACCCGGTCTACTATCAGGGCATCCAGGTGCAGGACGACCCGGAGACGAACCAGATGGACGCGAGCTCGCTGCCCACGCTGGTGCTGCCGACCAACTCGTCGATCGAGATCACGCTCGAGTCGCGCGACGTCGCGCACTCGTTCTGGGTCGTGGAGTTCCTCTACAAGAAGGACATGCTCCCCGGCGTCACGAACCACATGTACTTCGAGACGGGCGACCAGGAGGGCATCCTGCGCGGCAAGTGCGCGGAGCTCTGCGGCGAGTACCACTCGGCCATGCTCTTCAACGTCGAGCTGGTCAGCCCCGAGGAGTACGATGCGTACCTCGAGGACCTCGAGTCGCAGGGCTTCGTCGGCGAGATCCCCGACACGCTCAACCCCGATCCCGTTCCCGGAACCGAGCCGGGGTCCCAGGAAGGCGAGGGCAACTGA
- a CDS encoding ribose-5-phosphate isomerase — MRIHVATDHAGFEMSKRLIEHLTDRGHDCVDHGPSLYDAEDDYPSFCINAARAVVRDQRAGVDALGVVFGGSGNGEQMAANKVEGVRAALAWSLTTAELAREHNDANVVAVGARQHTEEEMLAIIDAFIATPFTGVERHARRIAQLGEYETTGGIAGHEIR, encoded by the coding sequence ATGCGCATCCACGTCGCGACCGACCACGCCGGCTTCGAGATGTCGAAGCGGCTCATCGAGCACCTCACCGACCGCGGCCACGACTGCGTCGACCACGGGCCGAGCCTCTACGACGCCGAGGACGACTACCCCTCGTTCTGCATCAACGCTGCCCGCGCCGTGGTGCGCGACCAGCGTGCGGGCGTCGACGCGCTCGGCGTCGTGTTCGGCGGCTCCGGCAACGGCGAGCAGATGGCGGCGAACAAGGTGGAGGGCGTGCGCGCGGCGCTCGCCTGGAGCCTCACGACCGCGGAGCTCGCCCGCGAGCACAACGACGCCAACGTCGTCGCCGTGGGTGCGCGCCAGCACACCGAGGAGGAGATGCTCGCGATCATCGACGCCTTCATCGCGACCCCGTTCACCGGCGTGGAGCGGCACGCGCGGCGCATCGCGCAGCTCGGCGAGTACGAGACGACGGGCGGCATCGCGGGCCACGAGATCCGCTGA
- the pepN gene encoding aminopeptidase N, protein MPGENLTRAEAQERAALVDVDSYDIALDLTTGDETFRSTTTVKFRADEGASTFIDHISRTVHAVTLNGTELDASAVNDGVRIQLDGLAAENELTVVSDALYGNTGEGLHRFVDPVDGEVYLYSQFEVPDSRRVFAVFEQPDLKATFRFTVTAPAAWQVVSNQPTPEPVVDGETATWSFEPTPRISSYITALVAGPYTVTRSELTSSDGRTIPLGIFCRASLAEHMDADYIFDTTRKGFAFFESQFGVAYPFEKYDQLFVPEFNAGAMENAGAVTFTESYVFRAQVTDAIRERRVVTVLHELAHMWFGDLVTMRWWNDLWLNESFAEWASTLATAEATEWTGAWTTFQAMEKTWAYRQDQLPSTHPIVAEIRDLEDVQVNFDGITYAKGGSVLKQLVAWVGIEAFMQGVGAYFRKHAWGSTELSDLLSELEAASGRDLSQWSQKWLETAGVNTLRPRMELTADGIISAFAIEQSAPAEWPTLRPHRIAVGFYELDDDLLRRIHRVELDIDGESTDVPQLLGHIRPALILLNDDDLAYAKIRLDEQSMSTAITSLSAIEDPLARALVWGAAWDATRDGETPASDYVDLVLANIGAETESTTIRLALAQLALSARTYVHPSRRAATIDKAADALWTLAEQAEAGSDAQFQFIGAFAGLASTPDHVTILQSLLDGSRTLEGLAIDADLRWQLLDGLVLNGAAGPAEIDAELATDDTATGRQFAARARATIPTPEAKEAAFASVVDQAGASNMIVRYTGLGLVHVNDPASLDAIVGRYHEAIVGLWESRTYQVAEGLLVGLYPAVAASPQLAEATRGWLAANESASPALRRIMVEHLAGVERALAAQERDA, encoded by the coding sequence GTGCCCGGAGAGAACCTCACCCGCGCCGAAGCGCAGGAGCGTGCCGCGCTCGTCGACGTCGACAGCTACGACATCGCGCTCGACCTGACGACCGGCGACGAGACGTTCCGCTCGACCACCACCGTGAAGTTCCGCGCCGACGAGGGCGCGTCGACCTTCATCGACCACATCTCGCGCACCGTGCACGCCGTCACCCTCAACGGCACCGAGCTCGACGCATCCGCCGTGAACGACGGCGTGCGCATCCAGCTCGACGGCCTCGCCGCCGAGAACGAGCTGACCGTCGTCTCCGACGCGCTCTACGGCAACACCGGCGAGGGCTTGCACCGCTTCGTCGACCCGGTCGACGGCGAGGTCTACCTCTACTCGCAGTTCGAGGTGCCCGACTCGCGCCGCGTCTTCGCGGTCTTCGAGCAGCCCGACCTGAAGGCCACGTTCCGCTTCACCGTGACTGCGCCCGCCGCCTGGCAGGTCGTGTCGAACCAGCCGACCCCCGAGCCCGTCGTCGACGGCGAGACGGCCACGTGGAGCTTCGAGCCCACGCCGCGCATCTCGAGCTACATCACCGCACTCGTCGCCGGCCCGTACACGGTCACCCGCTCCGAGCTCACCTCGAGCGACGGCCGCACGATCCCGCTCGGCATCTTCTGCCGCGCCTCGCTCGCCGAGCACATGGACGCCGACTACATCTTCGACACCACCCGCAAGGGCTTCGCGTTCTTCGAGTCGCAGTTCGGCGTCGCCTACCCGTTCGAGAAGTACGACCAGCTGTTCGTGCCGGAGTTCAACGCGGGCGCGATGGAGAACGCGGGAGCCGTCACCTTCACCGAGTCGTACGTGTTCCGCGCGCAGGTGACCGACGCCATCCGTGAGCGCCGCGTCGTGACCGTGCTGCACGAGCTGGCCCACATGTGGTTCGGCGACCTCGTCACGATGCGCTGGTGGAACGACCTGTGGCTCAACGAGTCGTTCGCCGAGTGGGCGTCGACCCTCGCGACCGCCGAGGCCACCGAGTGGACCGGCGCCTGGACCACCTTCCAGGCGATGGAGAAGACCTGGGCGTACCGCCAGGACCAGCTGCCGTCGACGCACCCGATCGTCGCCGAGATCCGCGACCTCGAGGACGTGCAGGTCAACTTCGACGGCATCACCTACGCCAAGGGCGGCTCGGTGCTGAAGCAGCTCGTCGCGTGGGTGGGCATCGAGGCCTTCATGCAGGGCGTCGGCGCCTACTTCCGCAAGCACGCGTGGGGCAGCACCGAGCTCAGCGACCTGCTGTCGGAGCTCGAGGCCGCCAGCGGCCGCGACCTGAGCCAGTGGAGCCAGAAGTGGCTCGAGACCGCCGGCGTCAACACGCTGCGCCCCCGCATGGAGCTGACCGCCGACGGCATCATCTCGGCCTTCGCGATCGAGCAGTCGGCCCCCGCCGAGTGGCCGACGCTGCGCCCGCACCGCATCGCGGTGGGCTTCTACGAGCTCGACGACGATCTGCTGCGCCGCATCCACCGGGTCGAGCTCGACATCGACGGCGAGAGCACCGACGTGCCGCAGCTGCTCGGCCACATCCGCCCTGCGCTCATCCTGCTCAACGACGACGACCTCGCCTACGCGAAGATCCGCCTCGACGAGCAGTCGATGAGCACCGCCATCACCAGCCTCAGCGCCATCGAGGATCCGCTGGCCCGCGCCCTCGTCTGGGGCGCAGCCTGGGACGCCACGCGCGACGGCGAGACGCCGGCGAGCGACTACGTCGACCTCGTGCTCGCCAACATCGGCGCCGAGACCGAGTCGACCACGATCCGCCTCGCGCTCGCGCAGCTGGCGCTGTCGGCCCGCACCTACGTGCACCCGTCGCGACGCGCCGCCACGATCGACAAGGCGGCGGATGCGCTGTGGACGCTGGCAGAGCAGGCGGAGGCCGGCTCCGACGCGCAGTTCCAGTTCATCGGCGCGTTCGCCGGGCTCGCCTCGACGCCCGACCACGTCACGATCCTGCAGTCGCTGCTCGACGGCTCGCGCACGCTCGAGGGGCTCGCGATCGACGCCGACCTGCGCTGGCAGCTGCTCGACGGCCTGGTGCTGAACGGCGCCGCCGGCCCGGCCGAGATCGACGCGGAGCTCGCGACCGACGACACCGCCACCGGCCGGCAGTTCGCCGCCCGCGCCCGCGCGACCATCCCCACGCCCGAGGCCAAGGAGGCCGCGTTCGCGTCGGTCGTCGACCAGGCCGGCGCCTCGAACATGATCGTGCGCTACACGGGCCTCGGCCTCGTGCACGTCAACGACCCCGCATCGCTCGACGCGATCGTGGGCCGCTACCACGAGGCCATCGTCGGGCTCTGGGAGTCGCGCACCTACCAGGTGGCCGAGGGGCTGCTCGTGGGGCTCTACCCGGCCGTGGCCGCGAGCCCGCAGCTCGCCGAGGCGACCCGCGGGTGGCTGGCCGCCAACGAGTCGGCGTCGCCGGCGCTGCGCCGCATCATGGTCGAGCACCTCGCCGGCGTCGAGCGGGCGCTGGCCGCACAGGAGCGGGACGCCTGA
- a CDS encoding globin — protein MTHQTLYDAVGGEAFFTDLVREFYDRIWADEVVRPMYPQDDRAGAEERFRRFLEQYWGGPTTYSEQRGHPRLRMRHAAFPIDPDARDRWLACMHGALDALDPAPLHRAELDDYFERAATAMLNRNPLFR, from the coding sequence ATGACGCATCAGACCCTCTACGACGCCGTCGGCGGCGAGGCCTTCTTCACCGACCTCGTGCGCGAGTTCTACGACCGCATCTGGGCCGACGAGGTCGTGCGGCCGATGTACCCGCAGGACGACCGCGCCGGCGCCGAGGAGCGGTTCCGCCGGTTCCTCGAGCAGTACTGGGGCGGGCCGACGACCTACAGCGAGCAGCGCGGCCACCCCCGGCTGCGCATGCGCCACGCGGCCTTCCCGATCGACCCCGACGCCCGCGACCGCTGGCTCGCCTGCATGCACGGCGCGCTCGACGCGCTCGACCCTGCACCGCTGCACCGCGCGGAGCTCGACGACTACTTCGAGCGCGCCGCCACGGCGATGCTCAACCGCAACCCCCTCTTCCGGTAG
- a CDS encoding FAD-binding dehydrogenase — translation MAASDDHDVIVIGAGLAGLVTACTALDRGRRVRIVEQEGRHSIGGQAFWSFGGLLLVDSPEQRRLGIDDSLELARADWAASAGFDRDDEDAWGRQWAEAYLAFAHRDLRPWLRALGVRLFPIVGHAERGARTAGGHGNTVPRFHIVWGTGPGLVAPFTRQLRDAVADGRATLSFRHRVTRLLVEDGRVVGVAGDRLADDLTVRGEPSSREAVGEFSLRAESVVVATGGIGGELERVRELWPARLGEAPRTAVRGVPLHVDGSGLAIANDAGARLVNGDRMWHYTEGIRNWDPIWPDHGIRILPGPSSLWLDHLGRRLPSPNYPGFDTLSTLEHLRQVGAEHSWFVLTQSIVEKEFTLSGSEQNPDLTGRSIPKLAQRVLPGAPAPVQAFLDHGDDFVVAHSLTELLDGMERLSAESGGPGIDRAAVVAAIDERDAAVADPDSTDPQAVEIRRAREYVGDRLVRTAAPHRILDERHWPLIAVRLHTLTRKTLGGIQTDLDSRALGADGRPVPGLFAVGEAAGFGGGGVHGYRALEGTFLGGCLHTGLRAGRSA, via the coding sequence ATGGCCGCATCCGACGACCACGACGTCATCGTGATCGGAGCCGGCCTGGCCGGGCTCGTGACCGCCTGCACGGCCCTCGACCGCGGCCGCAGGGTGCGCATCGTCGAGCAGGAGGGCCGGCACTCCATCGGCGGCCAGGCCTTCTGGTCGTTCGGCGGCCTGCTGCTCGTCGACTCCCCCGAGCAGCGCCGGCTCGGCATCGACGACTCGCTCGAGCTCGCCCGCGCCGACTGGGCGGCCTCCGCCGGCTTCGACCGCGACGACGAGGATGCGTGGGGTCGCCAGTGGGCCGAGGCCTACCTCGCGTTCGCCCACCGGGATCTGCGGCCGTGGCTGCGCGCGCTGGGCGTGCGGCTGTTCCCGATCGTCGGCCACGCCGAGCGCGGCGCCCGCACGGCCGGCGGGCACGGCAACACGGTGCCCCGCTTCCACATCGTCTGGGGCACCGGCCCCGGCCTCGTCGCACCCTTCACCCGGCAGCTGCGCGACGCCGTCGCCGACGGCCGTGCGACGCTCTCGTTCCGCCACCGCGTCACCCGGCTGCTGGTGGAGGACGGCCGGGTCGTCGGGGTGGCCGGCGACCGCCTCGCGGACGACCTGACCGTGCGCGGCGAGCCCTCGAGCCGCGAGGCCGTTGGCGAGTTCTCGCTGCGCGCCGAGAGCGTCGTGGTCGCCACCGGCGGCATCGGCGGCGAGCTCGAGCGGGTGCGCGAGCTGTGGCCGGCGCGCCTGGGCGAGGCGCCTCGCACGGCCGTGCGCGGCGTGCCCCTGCACGTCGACGGCTCCGGGCTCGCGATCGCCAACGACGCGGGCGCCCGCCTCGTCAACGGCGACCGCATGTGGCACTACACCGAGGGCATCCGCAACTGGGATCCGATCTGGCCCGACCACGGCATCCGCATCCTCCCGGGCCCGTCGAGCCTCTGGCTCGACCACCTGGGCCGCCGGCTCCCCTCCCCCAACTACCCCGGCTTCGACACCCTCTCGACGCTCGAGCACCTGCGCCAGGTCGGGGCCGAGCACTCGTGGTTCGTGCTCACCCAGTCGATCGTCGAGAAGGAGTTCACGCTCTCGGGCTCCGAGCAGAACCCCGACCTCACCGGCCGCAGCATTCCCAAGCTCGCCCAGCGCGTGCTGCCGGGGGCTCCCGCCCCCGTGCAGGCGTTCCTCGACCACGGCGACGACTTCGTGGTGGCGCACTCGCTCACCGAGCTGCTCGACGGCATGGAGCGCCTGAGCGCCGAGTCGGGCGGCCCGGGCATCGACCGGGCCGCGGTCGTCGCCGCCATCGACGAGCGCGACGCCGCCGTCGCCGACCCCGACTCCACCGACCCGCAGGCGGTCGAGATCCGGCGCGCCCGCGAGTACGTCGGCGATCGCCTCGTGCGCACCGCGGCGCCGCACCGCATCCTCGACGAGCGCCACTGGCCGCTCATCGCCGTGCGCCTGCACACGCTCACCCGAAAGACGCTGGGCGGCATCCAGACCGACCTCGACTCGCGCGCCCTCGGCGCTGACGGCCGCCCGGTGCCGGGGCTGTTCGCCGTCGGCGAGGCGGCCGGCTTCGGCGGCGGTGGCGTGCACGGCTACCGCGCGCTCGAGGGCACGTTCCTGGGCGGATGCCTGCACACGGGGCTGCGCGCGGGACGCTCGGCCTGA
- the ctaD gene encoding cytochrome c oxidase subunit I, producing MTATVTPTTQTRPAISRSAEAKGNVLVKWLTTTDHKTIGYLYLITSFLFFLIAGVMALLIRAQLFAPGLEIVPTEEQYNQLFTMHGTIMLLMFATPLFVGFGNVMMPLHIGAADVAFPRLNALAFWMFLFGSLIAVGGFLTPQGAASFGWFAYTPLSDNAFSPGIGGNLWALGLGLSGFGTIMGGVNFVTTIITMRAPGMTMFRMSIFTWNILITSILVIVVFPVLAAAIFGLVMDRIFGGHIYDPANGGAVLWQHLFWFFGHPEVYIIALPFFGIISEVIPVFSRKPIFGYNTLVGATIAIAALSVTVWAHHMYVTGTVLLPWFSLMTMLIAVPTGVKIFNWIGTMWRGSITWESPMLWSLGFLVTFTFGGLTGVILASPPLDFAISDTYFVVAHFHYVVFGTVVFAMFAGFYFWWPKWTGKMLNDRLGHVHFWLLFIGFHMTFLVQHWLGVMGMPRRYYSYLEEDGFTWMNQLSTVGSVVLAASMIPFLWNVWITARTAPKVTVDDPWGTGRSLEWATSCPPPRHNFVSIPRIRSESPAFDLHHPRAGMQYGVGLGGLKDAPDRPVVDLTDEEVR from the coding sequence ATGACTGCCACGGTCACGCCAACGACGCAGACCCGGCCGGCGATCAGCCGCTCGGCTGAGGCCAAGGGCAATGTCCTGGTCAAGTGGCTCACCACCACCGACCACAAGACGATCGGGTACCTGTACCTGATCACGTCGTTCCTGTTCTTCCTGATCGCCGGCGTCATGGCACTGCTGATCCGCGCCCAGCTGTTCGCGCCGGGCCTGGAGATCGTGCCGACGGAGGAGCAGTACAACCAGCTCTTCACCATGCACGGCACGATCATGCTGCTGATGTTCGCGACGCCGCTGTTCGTCGGCTTCGGCAACGTGATGATGCCGCTGCACATCGGCGCCGCCGACGTGGCGTTCCCGCGCCTCAACGCGCTCGCGTTCTGGATGTTCCTGTTCGGCTCCCTCATCGCGGTCGGTGGCTTCCTCACGCCCCAGGGTGCTGCCTCGTTCGGCTGGTTCGCCTACACGCCGCTCAGCGACAACGCGTTCTCGCCCGGCATCGGCGGCAACCTCTGGGCCCTGGGCCTCGGGCTGTCGGGCTTCGGCACGATCATGGGTGGCGTCAACTTCGTCACCACGATCATCACGATGCGCGCGCCCGGCATGACGATGTTCCGCATGTCGATCTTCACCTGGAACATCCTCATCACGTCGATCCTCGTGATCGTGGTGTTCCCGGTGCTCGCAGCGGCGATCTTCGGGCTGGTGATGGACCGCATCTTCGGCGGCCACATCTACGATCCGGCCAATGGCGGGGCCGTGCTCTGGCAGCACCTCTTCTGGTTCTTCGGCCACCCAGAGGTCTACATCATCGCGCTGCCGTTCTTCGGCATCATCTCCGAGGTCATCCCGGTCTTCTCGCGGAAGCCCATCTTCGGCTACAACACGCTGGTCGGCGCGACGATCGCGATCGCGGCGCTGTCGGTCACGGTGTGGGCGCACCACATGTACGTCACCGGCACGGTGCTGCTGCCCTGGTTCTCGCTGATGACGATGCTCATCGCGGTGCCCACCGGCGTGAAGATCTTCAACTGGATCGGCACGATGTGGCGCGGCTCGATCACGTGGGAGTCGCCCATGCTGTGGTCGCTGGGCTTCCTCGTGACGTTCACCTTCGGCGGCCTGACCGGCGTCATCCTCGCGTCGCCGCCGCTCGACTTCGCCATCTCCGACACGTACTTCGTGGTCGCGCACTTCCACTACGTGGTGTTCGGCACCGTCGTGTTCGCGATGTTCGCCGGCTTCTACTTCTGGTGGCCGAAGTGGACGGGCAAGATGCTCAACGACCGCCTCGGTCACGTGCACTTCTGGCTGCTGTTCATCGGCTTCCACATGACGTTCCTGGTGCAGCACTGGCTGGGCGTCATGGGCATGCCCCGCCGGTACTACTCGTACCTGGAGGAGGACGGCTTCACCTGGATGAACCAGCTCTCGACGGTCGGCTCGGTCGTCCTGGCTGCCTCGATGATCCCGTTCCTCTGGAACGTGTGGATCACCGCGCGCACCGCGCCCAAGGTCACGGTCGACGACCCGTGGGGCACCGGCCGCTCGCTCGAGTGGGCGACCAGCTGCCCGCCGCCGCGGCACAACTTCGTGTCGATCCCGCGCATCCGCTCGGAGTCGCCCGCGTTCGACCTGCACCACCCGCGTGCCGGCATGCAGTACGGCGTCGGCCTGGGCGGGCTCAAGGACGCCCCGGACCGCCCGGTGGTCGACCTGACCGACGAGGAGGTGCGCTGA